One Nocardioides luti DNA window includes the following coding sequences:
- a CDS encoding carboxyl transferase domain-containing protein: MRDLVDDLRQRLARVREGGSEAARTKHTDRGKLLVRERVDRLLDPGSPFLELSPLAATGMYGKDAADDTAVPSAGIVTGIGRVSGREVVVVANDATVKGGTYYPITVKKHLRAQAVAAENRLPCVYLVDSGGAFLPMQDEVFPDREHFGRIFFNQANLSARGIPQIASVMGSCTAGGAYVPAMSDETVIVKNQGTIFLGGPPLVKAATGEVVTAEDLGGGDVHARTSGVVDHLAEDDAHAVAIVRSIVDTLPRHGGFETGAGRLPQPPSELVEEPHEDPSTLYDVVPADTRTPYDVREVIRRVVDGSRMHEFKKLYGETLVCGFARIHGHPVGIVANNGILFSESALKGAHFIELCNQRGVPLVFLQNITGFMVGREYENRGIARDGAKLVTAVACSVVPKFTVIIGGSFGAGNYGMCGRAYDPRFLWMWPNARISVMGGEQAASVLATVRRDGLEAKGQEWSADDEEGFKAPIRDQYEHQGSPYYSTARLWDDGIIDPADTRRVLGMGLAAAANAPIPEPSYGIFRM; encoded by the coding sequence ATGCGGGACCTCGTCGACGACCTGCGGCAGCGCCTCGCGCGGGTGCGGGAGGGTGGCAGCGAGGCGGCCCGGACCAAGCACACCGACCGTGGCAAGCTGCTGGTGCGTGAGCGGGTGGACCGGCTGCTCGACCCGGGCAGCCCGTTCCTCGAGCTCAGCCCGCTGGCCGCGACCGGGATGTACGGCAAGGACGCCGCCGACGACACCGCCGTTCCCAGCGCGGGGATCGTCACCGGCATCGGCCGGGTCAGCGGCCGCGAGGTCGTGGTGGTCGCGAACGACGCGACGGTCAAGGGCGGCACGTACTACCCGATCACCGTGAAGAAGCACCTGCGCGCCCAGGCCGTCGCGGCCGAGAACCGCCTGCCCTGCGTCTACCTCGTCGACTCCGGCGGGGCCTTCCTGCCGATGCAGGACGAGGTCTTCCCCGACCGCGAGCACTTCGGCCGGATCTTCTTCAACCAGGCCAACCTCTCCGCGCGCGGCATCCCGCAGATCGCCAGCGTGATGGGCTCGTGCACCGCCGGCGGCGCCTACGTCCCGGCGATGTCCGACGAGACCGTGATCGTGAAGAACCAGGGCACGATCTTCCTCGGCGGCCCGCCGCTGGTGAAGGCCGCGACCGGCGAGGTCGTCACGGCCGAGGACCTCGGCGGCGGCGACGTGCACGCCCGCACCTCGGGCGTCGTCGACCACCTCGCCGAGGACGACGCGCACGCGGTCGCGATCGTGCGCAGCATCGTCGACACGCTCCCGCGGCACGGTGGTTTCGAGACAGGCGCAGGACGCCTTCCTCAACCACCGAGCGAGCTGGTCGAGGAGCCGCACGAGGACCCCTCGACGCTGTACGACGTGGTGCCGGCCGACACGCGCACGCCGTACGACGTCCGCGAGGTGATCCGGCGGGTCGTCGACGGCAGCCGGATGCACGAGTTCAAGAAGCTCTACGGCGAGACCCTGGTCTGCGGCTTCGCGCGGATCCACGGCCACCCGGTGGGGATCGTCGCGAACAACGGCATCCTCTTCAGCGAGTCCGCGCTCAAGGGCGCCCACTTCATCGAGCTGTGCAACCAGCGCGGCGTGCCGCTGGTGTTCCTGCAGAACATCACCGGCTTCATGGTCGGCCGCGAGTACGAGAACCGCGGCATCGCCCGCGACGGCGCCAAGCTCGTCACGGCCGTCGCCTGCTCGGTCGTCCCGAAGTTCACCGTCATCATCGGCGGCTCGTTCGGCGCCGGCAACTACGGCATGTGCGGACGGGCCTACGACCCGCGCTTCCTGTGGATGTGGCCGAACGCCCGGATCTCCGTCATGGGCGGCGAGCAGGCCGCCTCCGTGCTCGCGACCGTCCGGCGCGACGGCCTCGAGGCGAAGGGCCAGGAGTGGTCCGCCGACGACGAGGAGGGCTTCAAGGCCCCGATCCGCGACCAGTACGAGCACCAGGGCTCGCCGTACTACTCCACCGCCCGCCTCTGGGACGACGGCATCATCGACCCCGCCGACACCCGCCGGGTGCTCGGCATGGGCCTCGCCGCGGCGGCGAACGCGCCGATCCCGGAGCCCTCCTACGGCATCTTCAGGATGTGA
- a CDS encoding biotin carboxylase N-terminal domain-containing protein yields the protein MVTSVLIANRGEIARRIIRGCRAAGVRSVAIHSDLDQGAAHVREADEAVRVSSYLDIDEVVAAAVSAGADAVHPGYGFLSERAAFARAVEEAGLTLVGPSSAVMEQMGRKDAAREIAIAAGVSVVPRGEGEAGAMSYPVLVKAAAGGGGKGMRIVRAEADLAEAIAAAKREAASAFGDDTILVEKYVEHGRHIEVQVLADTHGNVVHLFERDCSTQRRHQKVLEEAPAPTISEEVRRTVTDAAVALAAHVGYVNAGTVEFLLDDDTGEVYFLEMNTRLQVEHPVTESVVVHSTPQQRATGAPGEHVDLVRLQLLVASGEPLPFRQDELSLSGHAIEARVYAEDSFHGFLPQAGTATLVRWPGGAGTGLPDATTVRVDEALEDGQVVSTSYDPMLGKIIVRGPDREAARRGLVAALDDTAILGLTTNAGFLRTLVASDEFRDATIDTAWLDQQTIEEPARDVPRVFVAWIQAMLVALQDTGHPFQSDGWRLGADPAPTVVELDETVLVDRARGRVGDHDVRQLSAEHHVAVLTVDGRRVRATVNVQPHIAEVSYEGHRFVFDRPDAFADHGPAAGDGSILSPMPGTVLDVRVEAGQAVAEGDVLGVLEAMKMELSLKAPFAGTVGAVDVATGDQVALGARLFLVEPDADAQEDSDADADAAGPDATTGADA from the coding sequence ATGGTGACGTCCGTCCTGATCGCCAACCGTGGCGAGATCGCCCGCCGGATCATCCGCGGCTGCCGTGCGGCCGGGGTCCGCAGCGTCGCGATCCACTCCGACCTCGACCAGGGCGCCGCGCACGTGCGCGAGGCCGACGAGGCGGTGCGCGTGTCGAGCTACCTCGACATCGACGAGGTGGTCGCGGCCGCCGTGAGCGCGGGCGCCGACGCGGTGCACCCCGGCTACGGCTTCCTCTCCGAGCGCGCCGCCTTCGCCCGCGCCGTCGAGGAGGCCGGCCTGACCCTGGTCGGCCCGTCCTCCGCCGTCATGGAGCAGATGGGGCGCAAGGACGCCGCCCGCGAGATCGCGATCGCCGCCGGCGTCTCGGTCGTCCCGCGCGGCGAGGGCGAGGCCGGCGCCATGTCCTATCCGGTGCTCGTCAAGGCCGCCGCCGGCGGCGGGGGCAAGGGGATGCGCATCGTCCGTGCCGAGGCCGACCTCGCCGAGGCGATCGCGGCCGCGAAGCGCGAGGCCGCGTCCGCGTTCGGCGACGACACGATCCTGGTCGAGAAGTACGTCGAGCACGGCCGCCACATCGAGGTCCAGGTGCTCGCCGACACCCACGGCAACGTCGTGCACCTCTTCGAGCGCGACTGCTCGACCCAGCGCCGCCACCAGAAGGTGCTGGAGGAGGCGCCCGCGCCCACGATCTCCGAGGAGGTACGCCGCACGGTCACCGACGCGGCCGTGGCCCTCGCGGCGCACGTGGGCTACGTCAACGCCGGCACCGTCGAGTTCCTCCTCGACGACGACACCGGCGAGGTCTACTTCCTCGAGATGAACACCCGCCTCCAGGTCGAGCACCCGGTGACGGAGTCGGTCGTCGTCCACTCGACCCCCCAGCAGCGCGCCACCGGCGCGCCCGGCGAGCACGTCGACCTGGTGCGGCTCCAGCTGCTCGTCGCGTCCGGCGAGCCGCTGCCCTTCCGCCAGGACGAGCTCAGCCTGAGCGGCCACGCCATCGAGGCGCGGGTGTACGCCGAGGACTCGTTCCACGGCTTCCTGCCCCAGGCGGGCACGGCCACGCTGGTGCGCTGGCCCGGCGGCGCCGGCACCGGCCTGCCCGACGCCACCACGGTCCGCGTCGACGAGGCCCTGGAGGACGGGCAGGTCGTCAGCACGTCGTACGACCCCATGCTGGGCAAGATCATCGTCCGCGGTCCGGACCGCGAGGCCGCCCGCCGCGGCCTGGTCGCCGCCCTCGACGACACCGCGATCCTCGGCCTCACGACCAACGCCGGCTTCCTGCGCACGCTGGTCGCGAGCGACGAGTTCCGCGACGCGACCATCGACACCGCCTGGCTCGACCAGCAGACGATCGAGGAGCCGGCGCGGGACGTGCCGCGGGTCTTCGTCGCGTGGATCCAGGCGATGCTCGTGGCGCTGCAGGACACCGGCCACCCGTTCCAGTCCGACGGGTGGCGCCTCGGGGCGGACCCGGCGCCGACCGTCGTCGAGCTCGACGAGACCGTGCTGGTCGACCGGGCCCGCGGTCGCGTCGGCGACCACGACGTACGCCAGCTCAGCGCCGAGCACCACGTCGCCGTGCTGACCGTCGACGGCCGGCGGGTCCGGGCCACCGTCAACGTGCAGCCGCACATCGCCGAGGTGTCCTACGAGGGGCACCGCTTCGTCTTCGACCGCCCCGACGCCTTCGCCGACCACGGCCCCGCCGCCGGCGACGGCTCGATCCTCTCGCCGATGCCCGGCACCGTCCTCGACGTCCGCGTCGAGGCCGGCCAGGCGGTCGCCGAGGGCGACGTCCTCGGGGTGCTCGAGGCGATGAAGATGGAGCTCAGCCTCAAGGCGCCCTTCGCCGGCACCGTCGGCGCGGTCGACGTCGCGACCGGCGACCAGGTCGCGCTCGGCGCCCGGCTGTTCCTCGTCGAGCCCGACGCCGACGCCCAGGAGGACAGCGACGCCGACGCCGACGCCGCGGGGCCCGACGCGACGACGGGCGCCGACGCATGA